A single Actinomadura algeriensis DNA region contains:
- a CDS encoding sensor histidine kinase: MTRRKRFHRLCRRMFLSVRGRATVVTVVVSGLILALVFVLMLLLARDALRNQTEDTARRTAERAAFDLLDGERAADALAPRRDEAPLIQVVGPDGRVLAATRPAADRPPLGKRAVRRGELLVHGQNCHPAREGCVRYFGMRLRTTRWGGDVTVIAAEPVPLLGRIWPLPLFLALLLLGLLGLIGWWTWRTIGQAFVPVDQIRLGMAEFSIRGLAHRVPVPHTGGEIQYLAETVNRTLERLDEAMSRERRFISDASHDLRNPIAGLRTRLEFALDDDDPDECRETLRACLRDTERLNDIVIDLLELSRLDSRAPVPLERVDLADLARREAERRTSATPIATRLESGVVVEANPIRLARVVGNLLGNAERHAADRIEVTVARDGDEAVLRVADDGSGVPEDARERVFERFARLADSRRRDPQGTGLGLPIAREIAEIHGGSLRIVDAPAGAPGGANFEMRLPIAAPASVR; the protein is encoded by the coding sequence GTGACGAGGCGAAAGCGGTTCCACCGCCTGTGCCGCCGCATGTTCCTCTCGGTGCGCGGCCGCGCGACGGTGGTCACCGTCGTGGTCTCCGGGCTGATCCTGGCCCTGGTGTTCGTCCTGATGCTCCTCCTCGCCCGCGACGCCCTGCGGAACCAGACGGAGGACACCGCGCGGCGGACCGCCGAACGCGCCGCCTTCGACCTGCTCGACGGCGAGCGCGCCGCCGACGCCCTCGCCCCCCGGCGCGACGAGGCGCCGCTGATCCAGGTCGTCGGCCCGGACGGCCGCGTCCTCGCTGCCACCCGCCCCGCCGCGGACCGGCCCCCGCTCGGAAAGCGCGCCGTGCGGCGCGGGGAGCTGCTCGTCCACGGGCAGAACTGCCACCCGGCCAGAGAAGGCTGCGTGCGGTACTTCGGCATGCGGCTGCGCACCACCAGGTGGGGCGGCGACGTCACGGTGATCGCCGCCGAGCCCGTCCCCCTCCTCGGGCGGATCTGGCCGCTGCCGCTCTTCCTCGCCCTGCTCCTGCTGGGGTTGCTCGGCCTGATCGGCTGGTGGACGTGGCGCACGATCGGGCAGGCGTTCGTCCCGGTCGACCAGATCCGCCTGGGAATGGCCGAGTTCAGCATCCGCGGGCTCGCCCACCGCGTGCCCGTCCCGCACACCGGCGGCGAGATCCAGTACCTCGCCGAGACCGTGAACCGCACGCTCGAACGGCTCGACGAGGCGATGAGCCGCGAGCGGCGTTTCATCTCCGACGCGTCCCACGACCTGCGCAACCCGATCGCGGGCCTGCGGACGCGGCTGGAGTTCGCGCTCGACGACGACGACCCGGACGAGTGCCGCGAGACGCTCCGCGCCTGCCTGCGCGACACCGAACGGCTCAACGACATCGTCATCGACCTGCTCGAACTGTCCCGTCTCGACTCCCGCGCGCCCGTCCCCCTCGAACGCGTCGACCTCGCCGATCTCGCCCGCCGCGAGGCGGAGCGGCGCACGTCCGCGACTCCCATCGCGACGCGCCTGGAGTCCGGCGTCGTCGTCGAGGCGAACCCGATCCGGCTCGCCCGCGTCGTCGGCAACCTGCTCGGCAACGCCGAACGGCACGCGGCCGACCGCATCGAGGTGACCGTCGCGCGGGACGGCGACGAGGCCGTCCTGCGGGTCGCCGACGACGGATCGGGCGTCCCCGAGGACGCCCGCGAGCGCGTCTTCGAGCGCTTCGCCCGGCTCGCCGACTCCCGCCGCCGCGACCCGCAGGGGACCGGCCTCGGGCTGCCGATCGCCCGCGAGATCGCCGAGATCCACGGCGGTTCGCTGCGCATCGTCGACGCCCCGGCGGGCGCGCCGGGCGGCGCCAACTTCGAGATGCGCCTCCCGATCGCCGCCCCGGCCTCCGTTCGATGA
- a CDS encoding DJ-1/PfpI family protein translates to MRVAFVIYEDFQVLDLTGPHEVFGHAGGYDLRVVGPAAGPVRSSGGLPVHAAHGVADLPPDDVDTLVVAGGRGVDAARADAALVGWIEDAARHARRVTSVCSGAFLLGAAGLLHGRRVTTHWAREEQLRREHPEAAVDCDPIFVRDGRLWTSAGATAGSDLALALVEDDRGRNAAHAGFGTGETLRRVFHRRLGVPPADYRNRFRGTREHA, encoded by the coding sequence ATGCGCGTCGCGTTCGTGATCTACGAGGACTTCCAGGTGCTCGACCTGACCGGCCCCCACGAGGTGTTCGGTCACGCGGGCGGCTACGACCTGCGGGTCGTCGGGCCCGCGGCGGGGCCCGTCCGGTCGAGCGGCGGGCTGCCGGTGCACGCCGCGCACGGCGTCGCCGACCTGCCGCCGGACGACGTCGACACGCTCGTGGTCGCGGGCGGGCGCGGGGTGGACGCGGCGCGCGCGGACGCCGCGCTCGTCGGCTGGATCGAGGACGCGGCCCGGCACGCGCGGCGCGTGACGTCGGTGTGCAGCGGGGCGTTCCTGCTGGGCGCCGCCGGGCTCCTGCACGGACGCCGCGTCACGACGCACTGGGCGCGCGAGGAGCAGCTCCGCCGCGAGCATCCGGAGGCGGCCGTCGACTGCGACCCGATCTTCGTCCGGGACGGGCGGCTGTGGACGTCCGCCGGGGCGACGGCCGGGAGCGACCTGGCGCTGGCCCTGGTCGAGGACGATCGTGGCCGGAACGCGGCGCACGCCGGGTTCGGGACGGGCGAGACGCTCCGGCGGGTGTTCCACCGGCGGCTGGGCGTCCCGCCCGCCGACTACCGGAATCGATTCAGAGGAACGAGGGAGCACGCATGA